The following coding sequences lie in one Rutidosis leptorrhynchoides isolate AG116_Rl617_1_P2 chromosome 4, CSIRO_AGI_Rlap_v1, whole genome shotgun sequence genomic window:
- the LOC139903957 gene encoding uncharacterized protein, which produces MATKVQRIMTQPINLIFRFLQSKAGIQIWLFEQKDLRIEGRIIGFDEYMNLVLDEAEEVSIKKKTRKPLGRILLKGDNITLMMNSGK; this is translated from the exons ATGGCGACTAAAGTACAGAGGATCATGACTCAACCCATC AATCTCATCTTTAGGTTTCTGCAGAGT AAAGCTGGGATTCAGATATGGCTATTTGAGCAGAAGGATTTGAGGATTGAAGGACGCATTATT GGGTTTGATGAGTACATGAATTTGGTTCTTGATGAGGCTGAGGAAGTTAGCATCAAGAAGAAAACAAGAAAGCCTCtag GAAGGATTTTGCTAAAAGGCGACAACATTACCCTCATGATGAATTC GGGAAAGTAA